The Anaerotignum propionicum DSM 1682 sequence ATATATAGATTCCTTAAAAGTTACTCTTCCGGCTTTATAACCAAAAGTATTTACGTTTGCGATATTGTTACCGATAACGTCCATTTTTTGCTGATGTGCTCGGAGCCCTGCAATACCCGAAAACATTGACTTTACCATACTATGAAATCTCCTTTCGCATTGCTATCGAATTTACATTATTTTTATGCATATCTCATTGCTTTTTGACTTCTCTGGGACCATCAAGCAGATTAATCACCCTCTGCACCTGTTCCATTTCCTCCGGTGCCATTCGTCTCACTACTTGTAGGTTCAGAAGTATCTTTCTCAGGAAGTTTTCCGACGGACATAATGGCTGATAATTTATAACTTTTTCCATCCACAAACACGACCTGCTCTCCAGAATACATACCTGTGGCAGTGACCGTTCCATAAACTTCCGTTAACTTTCCACCGCTGCCTATCTGCGCTACGGTGACATCCTTCCCTACTAGAGAAGCCGCATAAGAAATTAATGAAACATTGGTAATATCAGTGATTGATTGTATTGTGGACATCATAATCATCTGATTCATAAACTCGCTTGTATCCATGGGGTTTGTCATATCTTGGTTTTGCAGTTGGGCAGCAAAGAGTTTAAAAAAATCTTCCATGTCCAAAGTGCTTTTTCCCGTTGCCTTGCTGGTTTGCTCACTATTGGCTTTTGTCGTAGCACTGGTGGGAATATTTGTCATATAATTATTAACAGAAGCCACCCTTACACCTCCATCGTTTCAATATTTTCAATGCCTAAACGAAGTTTTTGAGCAAAATCCAAATCTGCTTGCTCTTGCTCTTTATTCCTGTTGTTGGAATCCCCTTGATATTGCCCCTGGCCTCTTCCATCAAAATTTTCACGGTTTGTATTTTGTCCTTCTGCCTTATCATAAGAAATATTCACATTTGCTTCCTGCATCAGGCTAGACTGAACTACCTTTGACAAAGAATCCAAATTTGTAGCCAGCAGTGTTCTTGTACTCTCGTTGCTACAATTTAGGGAAACAGATATTTTGCCATTCTTCATAGCAAATTCCACCGCAATCTCTCCCAAGTCTTTAGGATTTAGCTTAATGCTAACCTTTTGTATCTCATTGTTGACCTTTTCAACCACCATATTTCCAATTTCTTCAGCAACCTGTTTCCAAGAGGTGTCTAAAGAGGGATCTCCCACTTTAATCATCACTACAGAATCATCGGACCCCTCAGCTCTCAGTGGTTTTAAGTCTGTTACTATAGAACTGCTTTCAATATTCCTGTTTTCCTCAGAGAAAGCGCCTTCCGTATTCTGCTCCTTCGGGAATGCGCCTTGTTTTATTTCAACCGTTTCATGAGGATTTTCCGCAACAGCTTTCAGTGTGAAATCCTGTTTTTGCAAGGGTTGAGTACCCTCATGGGTCTCATTTTCCATCACCGGTTGCGCCGCATATTCAAGCGGAACAACTCCCCTTGTTTGTTTTTCTTCAATTCCCATTGGAACAGGAATTGTTTGCAAGCCATCCATATTTACTTCCTGTATGGCCTTTTGCATATCCCCTTGTGCCGCAGCAAGCGTGTCCACAGGGGCTTGTTCCCCCGCAGGAACTCTGACCAATTTTGCCAACTGAATTGGGTCAAGCATAACAGTAGACGATGCAATGAATGCAGCTAACTCGTTAACACTGCTTCCCTCATCCATAGTTACCCCTTTGTCATCAGTTACTTCCTTGCCTTTGGTTGTTCCCTTTCCTCCCTGTGCAACTTCATTGCT is a genomic window containing:
- a CDS encoding flagellar hook-length control protein FliK, encoding MNTTPVSVNLNISENSKVELRPKNGKSEDSFKDMIKNVSSRKSPEIKSQANNAKKDLKDASNEVAQGGKGTTKGKEVTDDKGVTMDEGSSVNELAAFIASSTVMLDPIQLAKLVRVPAGEQAPVDTLAAAQGDMQKAIQEVNMDGLQTIPVPMGIEEKQTRGVVPLEYAAQPVMENETHEGTQPLQKQDFTLKAVAENPHETVEIKQGAFPKEQNTEGAFSEENRNIESSSIVTDLKPLRAEGSDDSVVMIKVGDPSLDTSWKQVAEEIGNMVVEKVNNEIQKVSIKLNPKDLGEIAVEFAMKNGKISVSLNCSNESTRTLLATNLDSLSKVVQSSLMQEANVNISYDKAEGQNTNRENFDGRGQGQYQGDSNNRNKEQEQADLDFAQKLRLGIENIETMEV
- a CDS encoding flagellar hook assembly protein FlgD gives rise to the protein MASVNNYMTNIPTSATTKANSEQTSKATGKSTLDMEDFFKLFAAQLQNQDMTNPMDTSEFMNQMIMMSTIQSITDITNVSLISYAASLVGKDVTVAQIGSGGKLTEVYGTVTATGMYSGEQVVFVDGKSYKLSAIMSVGKLPEKDTSEPTSSETNGTGGNGTGAEGD